A stretch of DNA from Paenibacillus sp. FSL W8-0186:
TTGAAGAAAGCGCTGGCTCACAGCCGCTGGAATGCCTGGACCTTTGCGATTATCAACACGATGACGGATATTGCTCCGCTGCTGGTCATCGGTTATGGAGGTTATCTGGTGATTCAGGAGAATTTGACGCTGGGTACATTTATCGCGTTTTTCGGTTATCTTGATCGTCTTTATTCGCCATTGAAACGGCTGATTAACTCCTCGACTGTGCTGACCCAGGCATCCGCATCCTGGGAACGGGTGCTGGAATTGCTCGAGGAGCCGTACGATATGGTTGATCAGCCGGATGCTCTCCCTCTCAAGGGAGGGAATCATGGCATAGCGCTCCGCAATGTCTGGTTCAAATATCATGAACGGGACCCTTGGGTGCTTAGGGATATATCCCTTCAGATTCATCCGGGAGAGACGGTAGCATTCGTTGGGATGAGCGGGGGAGGAAAATCGTCTCTTGTCGGGTTGATTCCAAGATTTTACGATATTCAGAAGGGAAGTTTGCTGGTAGGCGGCCGGGATGTGAAGGCGTGGACGATGGAGAGCCTGCGCAGCTCGATCGGCATGGTGCTGCAGGATAATTTTCTGTTTAGCGGCACCGTTCGCGAGAACATACTGTTTGGTAAACCGGGCAGCAGTGAAGAGGAGGTTTATGAGGCGGCCAGGGCGGCGAATGCGCATGAATTTATTATGGATTTGCCGAATGGCTATGACACGGAAGTCGGGGAGCGCGGCGTGAAGCTGTCCGGCGGGCAGAAGCAGCGTATTGCTATCGCGCGGGTATTCTTGAAGGATCCGCCGATTTTAATACTGGATGAAGCCACCTCGGCCCTGGACTTGGAGTCAGAGCATCTCATCCAGCAGTCGCTTCAGCAGCTCTCCAGAAGCCGGACGACCTTAATCGTTGCCCATCGCTTGTCCACGATCACTCATGCGGATCAAATTATCGTCATGAAGAACGGCAGTATCGCCGAACGGGGTACGCACGAAGAGCTGATGGACAAGGACGGGGTTTATGCCCAGCTCTACAGTATTCAGAATTTGAATCCCTAGCATGGCTGGATAGGACTTATTGTCTGTTATTGAAATTGGTTTAAAATCATTGGCTAAGGCATCATGCCAAAAAGCGCCCGTGAAGCATAAAGGCTTCACGGGCGCTTTTGCGCTTAGGAATAGTCTCGAACTTCTTGAGCTTCTACAGCTTGCCGATAAAAAGCGACAAAATGCCAGCCGCGATCAGCGGGCCGACTGGAACCCCGCGGAAGAAGGCTACACCAAGCACCGTACCGATGAGCAAGCCTGCAACGACAGTCGGCTGGCTGCCCATTAGCGCGGCTCCCCGTCCGCCTAGCCAGGCGACAAGCATGCCTACGGCAATGGCAAGCAGGGATTTCCAATGGAAAAAGGAAGACCATATGACGGACAAGGGGATTTTGCCGCTCGCGACAGGGGTCATGACGCCGATCGTCAGAATGATGATGCCCACCGTCAAACCGTATTTCTCCAGCCAAGGGAAGGTGGAATGCAGCTGCAGTACCCGGATCAGCAGCAGGAAAATCATCGCAACTGTAATCGGCAAATTGCTGCTGAAAATACCTAGCGCGGCTAGAAATAGCAGAATAAGCGAGGTGACATCGACTTGGCTCATGGTCAAGCCTCTCCCGATCTGCTGGCTACGATGTGCTCGGCGATCAGCACGCCATGTTTGCGGCCGGTTTCGATGAATACCTCATTGGCGTTGCTTCCAGAGGCGATAACACCGGCAACATACAGTCCGGGCACGTTGCTCTCCATCGTTTCCGGGTCGAAGACCGGCTTATCCGCTTCGCCTGACATCTTGACGCCCGCCTGGAACAGCAGCTTCCGGTCCGGGTGAAATCCGGTAAGGGCCAGCACGAAATCGTTCAAAATTTTCTCCCGGCCAAGCTCGGATTCGATAATGACATGATCTTGGGCAATATCGATAACCCGGGAAGATAGCCTTAGATCGATCTTTCCGCGGTTGACCATGCTTTCAAAGATCGGCCTTACCCATGGCTTGATCTGCTCCGAGATGCTGTCCCGGCGGTACACGATCGTTACCTGTGCTCCGACGCGAATCAATTCAAGCGCGGCATCGACTGCGGAGTTGCTGCCACCGATGATCGCAACTTTCGTGCCCGTGTACGGATGCGCCTCCCGGAAATAGTGGGACACCTTATCCATCTCTTCGCCCGGGATGCCGAGCATGTTCGGATGATCGAAATAACCCGTGGATATAATGACGTTGCGGGCTTGGTATTCCCACTTTTCGCCGCTACGCGTGACCGAATGGACGGTAAAGCTGCCGTCTTCGTGACGGTGGATCGCCGTGGCTTCCTCGTAGGAAGCGATATGCAGATTATAGTGGCGGCTGACTCCGCGGTAATAGGCCAAAGCTTCATGGCGGAAGGGCTTATCGTTAGGCGTGCTGAAGGGAATATCCCCGATTTCCAGCAGTTCCGGCGTGCTAAAAAACTGCATATGCGTCGGATAAGAATAAATGGAATGAACAAGAGAATGCTTCTCCAGTACGAGAACGTGAAGCCCCCGCCGCTGGCATTCTATGGCCGCCGAGAGTCCGCAAGGACCAGCACCGATGATAATAACGTCTTGCATGTGAGTCCTCCTAGTTCGTGAATGAAGTTTGCGTTGGCGCTAGCCGAAACAATACTATCCTACAGGAAATGCTCCTTAATATCCACCTGGAGTCAAGCCCTGTTTAGCGGCAGCCAGGCTAGAACGTCCTGAATGCGCGCATCCCAGTAGGCCCAATCATGATTTCCCGGACCCTCCTCGTAAGTCAAATCAAAGCCGGAATTCCTGCATGCATCCCTGAAGCGGATGTTCTGCTCGTACAGGAAATCTTCAGTGCCGCAGCACTGGTACAGCCGCGGGGCGGAAGCTGGGTCAACCGTCTTGAGCAGATATAATAAATCATTTTCGGTGTCTTTTGGGCCGGCAGGACCGAATATTTGCTCGTAAAGCGACTGATTGTTATTCTCGATCGGGCGTCTCACTTCATCGATCCGGTTGACCGACACGTCCAAGGCGCCAGACAGGCTGGCGGCTGCTGAGAATGTGTCCGGCTTCCTCAAGGCCAGCTTGAAAGCGCCATATCCGCCCATTGACAGGCCGGCGACGAAGGTATCCTCGCGGCGCTGCGACAGGGGAAAAAAGGAACGGCATATATAAGGAAGCTCTTCGCTGATGAAAGTCCAGTATCGTTTGCCGGCAGCCATGTCTGTATAGAAGCTGACATCGACTTGGGGCATGATGACTGCAAGTCCGAGCTCGGCAACATAACGTTCTATCGATGTCCGGCGCAGCCAGATCGAATCGTCATCCGACAGTCCATGCAGCAAATAC
This window harbors:
- a CDS encoding ABC transporter ATP-binding protein, coding for MKHWKAYFTFVKPYTKWILLTLFIGVLKFGIPSMLPLVQKYVVDDILLNKSMGLQEQVSQLMIVLGATLFLFVIVRGPVEYARQYFAQMITAKILFDLRNRLYSHLQKLSLRYYQNTKVGEIISRFINDAEQTKNIVEVGMMNVWLDAFTLVFVLGFMFYLDPVLTLVSIAIFPLYAIAVKVLYKQLKKLTKDRSAALAGIQAYLHERIQGISVIRSFALERHDQAKLEGVNGNYLKKALAHSRWNAWTFAIINTMTDIAPLLVIGYGGYLVIQENLTLGTFIAFFGYLDRLYSPLKRLINSSTVLTQASASWERVLELLEEPYDMVDQPDALPLKGGNHGIALRNVWFKYHERDPWVLRDISLQIHPGETVAFVGMSGGGKSSLVGLIPRFYDIQKGSLLVGGRDVKAWTMESLRSSIGMVLQDNFLFSGTVRENILFGKPGSSEEEVYEAARAANAHEFIMDLPNGYDTEVGERGVKLSGGQKQRIAIARVFLKDPPILILDEATSALDLESEHLIQQSLQQLSRSRTTLIVAHRLSTITHADQIIVMKNGSIAERGTHEELMDKDGVYAQLYSIQNLNP
- a CDS encoding DUF441 domain-containing protein; translated protein: MSQVDVTSLILLFLAALGIFSSNLPITVAMIFLLLIRVLQLHSTFPWLEKYGLTVGIIILTIGVMTPVASGKIPLSVIWSSFFHWKSLLAIAVGMLVAWLGGRGAALMGSQPTVVAGLLIGTVLGVAFFRGVPVGPLIAAGILSLFIGKL
- a CDS encoding YpdA family putative bacillithiol disulfide reductase; this encodes MQDVIIIGAGPCGLSAAIECQRRGLHVLVLEKHSLVHSIYSYPTHMQFFSTPELLEIGDIPFSTPNDKPFRHEALAYYRGVSRHYNLHIASYEEATAIHRHEDGSFTVHSVTRSGEKWEYQARNVIISTGYFDHPNMLGIPGEEMDKVSHYFREAHPYTGTKVAIIGGSNSAVDAALELIRVGAQVTIVYRRDSISEQIKPWVRPIFESMVNRGKIDLRLSSRVIDIAQDHVIIESELGREKILNDFVLALTGFHPDRKLLFQAGVKMSGEADKPVFDPETMESNVPGLYVAGVIASGSNANEVFIETGRKHGVLIAEHIVASRSGEA
- a CDS encoding alpha/beta hydrolase family protein, with amino-acid sequence MALIQCRFFSEVLGLSTSMTVILPQPAKAQIGLGGSEVSGPFPALYLLHGLSDDDSIWLRRTSIERYVAELGLAVIMPQVDVSFYTDMAAGKRYWTFISEELPYICRSFFPLSQRREDTFVAGLSMGGYGAFKLALRKPDTFSAAASLSGALDVSVNRIDEVRRPIENNNQSLYEQIFGPAGPKDTENDLLYLLKTVDPASAPRLYQCCGTEDFLYEQNIRFRDACRNSGFDLTYEEGPGNHDWAYWDARIQDVLAWLPLNRA